From a region of the Cucumis sativus cultivar 9930 chromosome 6, Cucumber_9930_V3, whole genome shotgun sequence genome:
- the LOC101203798 gene encoding hydroxymethylglutaryl-CoA lyase, mitochondrial isoform X2 — protein sequence MSSLEEPLGLDKLPSMSTIDRIQRFSSSACRPIGDDMGMGICWIQGGRSSSSNSCKEYDENGGDTFPWRRHRKNTSQNGFVNRRTTSAGSKIFASENFCESHCSPGHEYKTKSTSDNIQHMTNKFLKDIPKFVKIVEVGPRDGLQNEKNMVPTSVKVELIHRLVSSGLPVVEATSFVSPTRVPQLSDAAEVMEAVRNLEGARLPVLTPNLKSFRAAIAAGAKEVAVFASASESFSKANINCSIEESLDRYRAVTSAAKELAIPVRGYVSCVVGCPTEGAVSPSNVAYVAKELYEMGCFEISLGDTIGVATPGTVVPMLEAVMGVVPVDKLAVHFHDTYGQSLPNILISLQMGISTIDSSVAGLGGCPYAKGATGNVATEDVVYMLHGLGIKTNVDLAKVMSAGNFINNHLGRPSGSKTAIALNRVAADSSKM from the exons ATGTCGAGTTTGGAGGAGCCCCTTGGTCTTGACAAATTGCCAAGCATGAGTACAATTGATCGGATACAGAGATTTTCATCTAGTGCTTGCCGACCTATAGGAGATGACATGGGAATGGGGATCTGTTGGATTCAAGGGGGAAGAAGTAGCTCATCCAATAGTTGCAA GGAATATGATGAGAATGGTGGAGACACATTCCCTTGGAGAAGGCATAGGAAAAACACATCCCAAAATGGCTTCGTCAATAGGAGGACAACAAGTGCAGGCTCGAAAATATTTGCATCTGAAAATTTTTGCGAGTCACATTGTTCTCCAGGTCATGAATACAAGACTAAGAGTACTAGCGACAACATACAACATATGACAAATAAG TTTTTGAAAGATATACCAAAGTTTGTGAAGATAGTAGAAGTTGGTCCAAGGGATGGGCTTCAAAATGAGAAGAATATGGTTCCAACATCTGTAAAGGTCGAATTGATCCATAGACTAGTATCCTCAGGATTGCCTGTTGTTGAGGCTACCAGTTTTGTGTCGCCTACACGGGTGCCTCAG TTATCTGATGCAGCCGAAGTGATGGAAGCTGTTCGGAATTTGGAGGGTGCCAGATTGCCTGTTTTAACACCTAATTTGAAG AGTTTTCGAGCTGCTATTGCAGCTGGAGCAAAGGAAGTGGCAGTCTTTGCATCGGCCTCtgaatcattttcaaaagcCAACATCAATTGTAGCATTGAAGAAAGTCTTGATCGTTACCGTGCTGTAACTTCTGCTGCCAAGGAACTTGCAATCCCTGTTCGAGG GTATGTATCATGTGTAGTTGGTTGTCCAACAGAAGGAGCGGTTTCTCCATCTAACGTGGCTTATGTAGCGAAAGAGCTTTATGAGATGGGTTGCTTTGAAATTTCTCTTGGAGACACGATTGGAGTTGCCACGCCTG GAACTGTTGTTCCCATGCTTGAAGCTGTTATGGGTGTCGTTCCCGTCGACAAGCTAGCAGTCCACTTCCATGACACTTATGGGCAATCCCTTCCAAATATTCTCATATCCCTCCAA ATGGGGATTAGTACGATTGATTCCTCTGTTGCGGGTTTGGGTGGATGTCCATACGCTAAAGGAGCTACAGGGAATGTTGCAACTGAGGATGTGGTGTACATGCTCCACGGACTTGGTATAAAAACCAATGTAGATTTGGCAAAGGTCATGTCTGCTGGAAATTTCATCAACAACCACTTGGGGCGTCCGTCGGGTTCGAAGACTGCCATTGCCTTGAACCGAGTTGCAGCCGATTCTTCCAAGATGTAA
- the LOC101203308 gene encoding uncharacterized protein LOC101203308, translating into MHSRDKRAKAGSSRDSTDMETQMKMRNIKKEIEFLTSSHMSWKDKKEIESRKIVSLGGKPQKKQRLPLSVARPIMKKQKEREQKMVQEHSSVRQFGGMASSSNSRKSSGKRRPEEQVLKSSEGFFKHGVLDVKHLLRPSSSRNNGHSRNSDPFRNTDFGNEMGGLGRRKGGKKKNNKSKKKGGGKKRH; encoded by the exons ATGCATTCCAGGGATAAAAGGGCAAAAGCAGGATCATCTAGGGACTCGACAGATATGGaaactcaaatgaaaatgagaaatatcaagaaagaaattgaattcctca CCTCCTCTCATATGTCATGGAAAGACAAAAAGGAGATTGAGAGTAGAAAAATTGTTTCTCTGGGTGGAAAG CCTCAAAAGAAGCAAAGACTGCCTTTAAGTGTAGCACGACCAATCATGAAGAAGCAGAAGGAAAGAGAACAAAAGATGGTACAAGAG CACTCTAGTGTTAGACAATTTGGTGGGATGGCTAGTAGTAGCAATTCGAGAAAATCTTCGGGGAAGCGTAGGCCGGAGGAGCAGGTTCTAAAGTCGAGTGAAGGCTTTTTTAAACATGGTGTGCTTGATGTGAAGCATTTACTACGCCCATCTTCTTCTAGAAATAATGGCCATTCCAGGAATAGTGATCCTTTTAGGAACACTGACTTTGGAAATGAAATGGGCGGTTTAGGTAGaagaaaaggaggaaaaaagaagaataacaaaagtaagaaaaaggGTGGCGGTAAGAAACGCCATTGA
- the LOC101204043 gene encoding protein N-lysine methyltransferase METTL21A isoform X2, with protein MEREEEEEDIVCLDPSFFMNNDYQLTTFTFGSHEIELFCLQSASSITGILCSKFCHKVVLTDHNEEVLKILKKNIELHASPESLGNSAELAAEKLEWGNSDQITQVMDKHSGGFDLILGADICFQQSSVPLLFKTAERLLQVRGRGKCKFILAYVSRARSMDTLILDEASRHGMRMIEVDGTRSVVGNLQGVIYEITLN; from the exons ATGgagagagaagaggaagaagaagacataGTTTGTTTAGATCCCTCGTTCTTTATGAACAACGA CTATCAGCTCACTACCTTTACATTTGGGTCCCATGAGATTGAACTCTTCTGCCTTCAGTCTGCTTCAA GTATAACTGGAATACTTTGCAGCAAGTTTTGCCACAAAGTGGTGTTGACAGACCATAATGAGGAAGTTCTAAAG ATCCTGAAGAAAAACATAGAGCTTCATGCATCTCCCGAATCACTTGGAAATTCTGCTG AACTAGCAGCTGAGAAGCTTGAATGGGGAAATTCTGATCAGATAACCCAAGTTATGGACAAACATTCTGGTGGATTTGATCTAATCCTCGGTGCTGATATCT GCTTTCAACAATCAAGTGTACCTTTGCTTTTCAAAACGGCTGAGCGGCTCCTCCAAgtaagaggaagaggaaaatgCAAATTCATTCTAGCATATGTATCCCGAGCTAGGAG CATGGATACACTGATACTTGATGAAGCTTCTCGGCATGGGATGCGAATGATTGAAGTAGATGGAACACGATCTGTGGTTGGGAATCTTCAAGGAGTCATCTATGAGATTACCCTTAATTAG
- the LOC101203554 gene encoding uncharacterized protein LOC101203554, translating into MDEFEFHRLLQLFPVVRSRDYHAETELSRQSTSKSPKSEINERQEPWNEDGEKPKDQGSALHHAFWTKLKLAAEQKVGKVEAERFFNSFQQIHNKLVNEELSLDAARSFLDSFSCSSTEE; encoded by the exons ATGGACGAGTTCGAATTTCATCGGCTTCTTCAATTATTTCCCGTTGTTCGATCTCGAGATTATCAT GCGGAGACAGAGTTATCTAGACAGTCAACATCCAAGTCACCCAAGAGTGAG ATAAATGAACGGCAAGAGCCATGGAATGAAGATGGAGAAAAACCAAAGGATCAAGGATCTGCCCTACATc ATGCATTCTGGACGAAGCTAAAGTTAGCTGCTGAGCAGAAG GTGGGAAAGGTTGAAGCAGAGAGATTCTTTAACTCATTTCAACAGATACACAATAAACTT GTTAACGAAGAACTAAGTTTGGATGCTGCCCGGAGCTTTCTGGACTCATTCAGTTGCAGTTCCACAGAGGAATAG
- the LOC101204043 gene encoding protein N-lysine methyltransferase METTL21A isoform X1: MEREEEEEDIVCLDPSFFMNNDYQLTTFTFGSHEIELFCLQSASTDFDLTGQLVWPGALLMNNYLSQHAHLLQGCSIIELGSGVGITGILCSKFCHKVVLTDHNEEVLKILKKNIELHASPESLGNSAELAAEKLEWGNSDQITQVMDKHSGGFDLILGADICFQQSSVPLLFKTAERLLQVRGRGKCKFILAYVSRARSMDTLILDEASRHGMRMIEVDGTRSVVGNLQGVIYEITLN, encoded by the exons ATGgagagagaagaggaagaagaagacataGTTTGTTTAGATCCCTCGTTCTTTATGAACAACGA CTATCAGCTCACTACCTTTACATTTGGGTCCCATGAGATTGAACTCTTCTGCCTTCAGTCTGCTTCAA CTGATTTTGATTTAACGGGGCAATTAGTGTGGCCTGGTGCCTTGCTGATGAATAATTATCTGTCCCAACATGCTCACCTGCTTCAAGGATGTTCTATCATTGAATTAGGATCTGGTGTCG GTATAACTGGAATACTTTGCAGCAAGTTTTGCCACAAAGTGGTGTTGACAGACCATAATGAGGAAGTTCTAAAG ATCCTGAAGAAAAACATAGAGCTTCATGCATCTCCCGAATCACTTGGAAATTCTGCTG AACTAGCAGCTGAGAAGCTTGAATGGGGAAATTCTGATCAGATAACCCAAGTTATGGACAAACATTCTGGTGGATTTGATCTAATCCTCGGTGCTGATATCT GCTTTCAACAATCAAGTGTACCTTTGCTTTTCAAAACGGCTGAGCGGCTCCTCCAAgtaagaggaagaggaaaatgCAAATTCATTCTAGCATATGTATCCCGAGCTAGGAG CATGGATACACTGATACTTGATGAAGCTTCTCGGCATGGGATGCGAATGATTGAAGTAGATGGAACACGATCTGTGGTTGGGAATCTTCAAGGAGTCATCTATGAGATTACCCTTAATTAG
- the LOC101203798 gene encoding hydroxymethylglutaryl-CoA lyase, mitochondrial isoform X1, producing MARRIVLHGLHPRSVRAWRWAFVIQFLILVFASSSTMSSLEEPLGLDKLPSMSTIDRIQRFSSSACRPIGDDMGMGICWIQGGRSSSSNSCKEYDENGGDTFPWRRHRKNTSQNGFVNRRTTSAGSKIFASENFCESHCSPGHEYKTKSTSDNIQHMTNKFLKDIPKFVKIVEVGPRDGLQNEKNMVPTSVKVELIHRLVSSGLPVVEATSFVSPTRVPQLSDAAEVMEAVRNLEGARLPVLTPNLKSFRAAIAAGAKEVAVFASASESFSKANINCSIEESLDRYRAVTSAAKELAIPVRGYVSCVVGCPTEGAVSPSNVAYVAKELYEMGCFEISLGDTIGVATPGTVVPMLEAVMGVVPVDKLAVHFHDTYGQSLPNILISLQMGISTIDSSVAGLGGCPYAKGATGNVATEDVVYMLHGLGIKTNVDLAKVMSAGNFINNHLGRPSGSKTAIALNRVAADSSKM from the exons ATGGCAAGAAGAATAGTTCTTCATGGATTACACCCAAGATCAGTACGAGCATGGCGGTGGGCCTTTGTCATTCAATTCTTGA TTTTGGTTTTTGCTTCTTCCTCCACAATGTCGAGTTTGGAGGAGCCCCTTGGTCTTGACAAATTGCCAAGCATGAGTACAATTGATCGGATACAGAGATTTTCATCTAGTGCTTGCCGACCTATAGGAGATGACATGGGAATGGGGATCTGTTGGATTCAAGGGGGAAGAAGTAGCTCATCCAATAGTTGCAA GGAATATGATGAGAATGGTGGAGACACATTCCCTTGGAGAAGGCATAGGAAAAACACATCCCAAAATGGCTTCGTCAATAGGAGGACAACAAGTGCAGGCTCGAAAATATTTGCATCTGAAAATTTTTGCGAGTCACATTGTTCTCCAGGTCATGAATACAAGACTAAGAGTACTAGCGACAACATACAACATATGACAAATAAG TTTTTGAAAGATATACCAAAGTTTGTGAAGATAGTAGAAGTTGGTCCAAGGGATGGGCTTCAAAATGAGAAGAATATGGTTCCAACATCTGTAAAGGTCGAATTGATCCATAGACTAGTATCCTCAGGATTGCCTGTTGTTGAGGCTACCAGTTTTGTGTCGCCTACACGGGTGCCTCAG TTATCTGATGCAGCCGAAGTGATGGAAGCTGTTCGGAATTTGGAGGGTGCCAGATTGCCTGTTTTAACACCTAATTTGAAG AGTTTTCGAGCTGCTATTGCAGCTGGAGCAAAGGAAGTGGCAGTCTTTGCATCGGCCTCtgaatcattttcaaaagcCAACATCAATTGTAGCATTGAAGAAAGTCTTGATCGTTACCGTGCTGTAACTTCTGCTGCCAAGGAACTTGCAATCCCTGTTCGAGG GTATGTATCATGTGTAGTTGGTTGTCCAACAGAAGGAGCGGTTTCTCCATCTAACGTGGCTTATGTAGCGAAAGAGCTTTATGAGATGGGTTGCTTTGAAATTTCTCTTGGAGACACGATTGGAGTTGCCACGCCTG GAACTGTTGTTCCCATGCTTGAAGCTGTTATGGGTGTCGTTCCCGTCGACAAGCTAGCAGTCCACTTCCATGACACTTATGGGCAATCCCTTCCAAATATTCTCATATCCCTCCAA ATGGGGATTAGTACGATTGATTCCTCTGTTGCGGGTTTGGGTGGATGTCCATACGCTAAAGGAGCTACAGGGAATGTTGCAACTGAGGATGTGGTGTACATGCTCCACGGACTTGGTATAAAAACCAATGTAGATTTGGCAAAGGTCATGTCTGCTGGAAATTTCATCAACAACCACTTGGGGCGTCCGTCGGGTTCGAAGACTGCCATTGCCTTGAACCGAGTTGCAGCCGATTCTTCCAAGATGTAA